One genomic segment of Rhinopithecus roxellana isolate Shanxi Qingling chromosome 6, ASM756505v1, whole genome shotgun sequence includes these proteins:
- the ZDHHC4 gene encoding probable palmitoyltransferase ZDHHC4 isoform X1 — protein sequence MDFLVLFLFYLASVVIGLVLICVCSKTHSLKGLARGGAQIFCCIIPECLQRAMHRLLHYLFHTRNHTFIVLHLVLQGMVYTEYTWEVFGYCQELEFSLYYLLLPYLLLLVNLFSFTLTCVTNPGIITKANELLFLHVYEFDEVMFPKNVRCSTCDLRKPARSKHCSVCNWCVHRFDHHCVWVNNCIGAWNIRYFLIYLLTLTASAATVAIVSTTFLIHLVVMSDLYQETYVDDLGHLHVMDTVFLIQYLFLTFPRIVFMLGFVVVLSFLLGGYLCFALYLAATNQTTNEWYRGDWAWCQRCPLVARPPSAEPQVHRNIHSHGLRSNLQEIFLPAFPCHGRKKQE from the exons ATGGACTTTCTGGTCCTCTTCTTGTTCTACCTGGCTTCGGTGGTGATAGGTCTTGTTCTTATCTGCGTCTGCTCGAAAACCCATAGCTTGAAAGGCCTGGCCAGGGGAGGAGCACAG aTATTTTGCTGTATAATTCCAGAATGTCTTCAGAGAGCCATGCACAGATTGCTTCACTACCTTTTCCACACGAG AAACCACACCTTCATTGTCCTGCACCTGGTCTTGCAAGGGATGGTTTATACTGAGTACACCTGGGAAGTATTTGGCTACTGTCAAGAGCTGGAGTTCTCCTTGTATTACCTTCTTCTGCCCTATCTGCTGCTACTTGtaaacctgttttctttcacCCTGACTTGTGTAACCAATCCTG GCATTATAACAAAAGCAAAtgaattattatttcttcatgtttatGAATTTGATGAAGTGATGTTTCCAAAGAACGTGAGGTGCTCTACTTGTGATTTAAGGAAACCAGCTCGATCCAAGCACTGCA GTGTGTGTAACTGGTGTGTGCACCGTTTCGACCATCACTGTGTTTGGGTGAACAACTGCATCGGGGCCTGGAACATCAGGTACTTCCTCATCTACCTCTTGACCTTGACGGCCTCGGCTGCCACTGTCGCCATTGTGAGCACCACTTTTCTGATCCACTTGGTGGTGATGTCAGATCTATACCAGGAGACTTACGTTGATGACCTCGGACACCTCCATGTTATGGACACAGTCTTCCTTATTCAG TACCTGTTCCTGACTTTTCCACGGATTGTCTTCATGCTGGGCTTTGTCGTGGTCCTGAGCTTCCTCCTGGGTGGCTACCTGTGCTTTGCCCTGTACCTGGCGGCCACCAACCAGACTACTAATGAGTGGTACAGAGGTGACTGGGCCTGGTGCCAGCGTTGTCCCCTTGTGGCCCGGCCTCCATCAGCAGAGCCCCAAGTCCACCGGAACATTCACTCCCACGGGCTTCGGAGCAACCTTCAAGAGATCTTTCTACCTGCCTTTCCATGTCATGGGAGGAAGAAACAAGAATGA
- the ZDHHC4 gene encoding probable palmitoyltransferase ZDHHC4 isoform X2: protein MLGGGMPELPTENYPTKRNIFCCIIPECLQRAMHRLLHYLFHTRNHTFIVLHLVLQGMVYTEYTWEVFGYCQELEFSLYYLLLPYLLLLVNLFSFTLTCVTNPGIITKANELLFLHVYEFDEVMFPKNVRCSTCDLRKPARSKHCSVCNWCVHRFDHHCVWVNNCIGAWNIRYFLIYLLTLTASAATVAIVSTTFLIHLVVMSDLYQETYVDDLGHLHVMDTVFLIQYLFLTFPRIVFMLGFVVVLSFLLGGYLCFALYLAATNQTTNEWYRGDWAWCQRCPLVARPPSAEPQVHRNIHSHGLRSNLQEIFLPAFPCHGRKKQE from the exons ATGTTGGGAGGAGGAATGCCAGAGCTGCCAACTGAAAATTATCCAACCAAAAGAAAT aTATTTTGCTGTATAATTCCAGAATGTCTTCAGAGAGCCATGCACAGATTGCTTCACTACCTTTTCCACACGAG AAACCACACCTTCATTGTCCTGCACCTGGTCTTGCAAGGGATGGTTTATACTGAGTACACCTGGGAAGTATTTGGCTACTGTCAAGAGCTGGAGTTCTCCTTGTATTACCTTCTTCTGCCCTATCTGCTGCTACTTGtaaacctgttttctttcacCCTGACTTGTGTAACCAATCCTG GCATTATAACAAAAGCAAAtgaattattatttcttcatgtttatGAATTTGATGAAGTGATGTTTCCAAAGAACGTGAGGTGCTCTACTTGTGATTTAAGGAAACCAGCTCGATCCAAGCACTGCA GTGTGTGTAACTGGTGTGTGCACCGTTTCGACCATCACTGTGTTTGGGTGAACAACTGCATCGGGGCCTGGAACATCAGGTACTTCCTCATCTACCTCTTGACCTTGACGGCCTCGGCTGCCACTGTCGCCATTGTGAGCACCACTTTTCTGATCCACTTGGTGGTGATGTCAGATCTATACCAGGAGACTTACGTTGATGACCTCGGACACCTCCATGTTATGGACACAGTCTTCCTTATTCAG TACCTGTTCCTGACTTTTCCACGGATTGTCTTCATGCTGGGCTTTGTCGTGGTCCTGAGCTTCCTCCTGGGTGGCTACCTGTGCTTTGCCCTGTACCTGGCGGCCACCAACCAGACTACTAATGAGTGGTACAGAGGTGACTGGGCCTGGTGCCAGCGTTGTCCCCTTGTGGCCCGGCCTCCATCAGCAGAGCCCCAAGTCCACCGGAACATTCACTCCCACGGGCTTCGGAGCAACCTTCAAGAGATCTTTCTACCTGCCTTTCCATGTCATGGGAGGAAGAAACAAGAATGA
- the ZDHHC4 gene encoding probable palmitoyltransferase ZDHHC4 isoform X3, with amino-acid sequence MHRLLHYLFHTRNHTFIVLHLVLQGMVYTEYTWEVFGYCQELEFSLYYLLLPYLLLLVNLFSFTLTCVTNPGIITKANELLFLHVYEFDEVMFPKNVRCSTCDLRKPARSKHCSVCNWCVHRFDHHCVWVNNCIGAWNIRYFLIYLLTLTASAATVAIVSTTFLIHLVVMSDLYQETYVDDLGHLHVMDTVFLIQYLFLTFPRIVFMLGFVVVLSFLLGGYLCFALYLAATNQTTNEWYRGDWAWCQRCPLVARPPSAEPQVHRNIHSHGLRSNLQEIFLPAFPCHGRKKQE; translated from the exons ATGCACAGATTGCTTCACTACCTTTTCCACACGAG AAACCACACCTTCATTGTCCTGCACCTGGTCTTGCAAGGGATGGTTTATACTGAGTACACCTGGGAAGTATTTGGCTACTGTCAAGAGCTGGAGTTCTCCTTGTATTACCTTCTTCTGCCCTATCTGCTGCTACTTGtaaacctgttttctttcacCCTGACTTGTGTAACCAATCCTG GCATTATAACAAAAGCAAAtgaattattatttcttcatgtttatGAATTTGATGAAGTGATGTTTCCAAAGAACGTGAGGTGCTCTACTTGTGATTTAAGGAAACCAGCTCGATCCAAGCACTGCA GTGTGTGTAACTGGTGTGTGCACCGTTTCGACCATCACTGTGTTTGGGTGAACAACTGCATCGGGGCCTGGAACATCAGGTACTTCCTCATCTACCTCTTGACCTTGACGGCCTCGGCTGCCACTGTCGCCATTGTGAGCACCACTTTTCTGATCCACTTGGTGGTGATGTCAGATCTATACCAGGAGACTTACGTTGATGACCTCGGACACCTCCATGTTATGGACACAGTCTTCCTTATTCAG TACCTGTTCCTGACTTTTCCACGGATTGTCTTCATGCTGGGCTTTGTCGTGGTCCTGAGCTTCCTCCTGGGTGGCTACCTGTGCTTTGCCCTGTACCTGGCGGCCACCAACCAGACTACTAATGAGTGGTACAGAGGTGACTGGGCCTGGTGCCAGCGTTGTCCCCTTGTGGCCCGGCCTCCATCAGCAGAGCCCCAAGTCCACCGGAACATTCACTCCCACGGGCTTCGGAGCAACCTTCAAGAGATCTTTCTACCTGCCTTTCCATGTCATGGGAGGAAGAAACAAGAATGA